The genome window GAGTTCGTGCTGGAAGGATCCCCAGCGCGCGTTGGTATAGGCCCCGGCCGCGCGCCGCATCGACACGGCCGACAGGTCCTCGCGCTGCTGACGGCTCAGGCCCAGCGTCGCGGGCATCAGCCAGATATCGGCGTCGAGGCCGCTCTGATGGCTGGCATGTCCCGATGTCATCGGCCCGCCGCGGGGCTGGCTCATGTCGCCCACGTAGATGCCGTTCGACGCGGGATGCGACGCCATCTTGCGCGACAGGCGCTGGACCATGTCGATCGTTTCGGGATGGGCCCAGTTGCGGTTGCGGCTGAGGCGCATTGCCTGCCATGTCGGCCCGGTCTCGGCCAGCTGCTGCGCGCCCGCGACGCAGCCGCGCGAATAGCCGCCATAGGGTGCAGCCGGAAGGTTCGAGCCGGTCGCCGCCACCCCGAAGAGGCTTTTGGCGACCGCGTTGCGATCGACCGCGACGCCGCGCATGTCGGGTTCGGGAACCGTCGCGGTTCCGCAGGATGCGAGCGCGAGCGCCGCGGCCATCAGGATCGTGGGAAGTCTCATGCTGCTCGATCTCCGTCGGGTTTCACCCAGACTAGCAGAACCAGCCCGATTGCGAAGAGCGCGATGAGCGGTGCGATGCCCCAGTGTTGCGATCCTGTCAGCGAGGTCGCGAGGGCGATCGAGAGCGGGGCCAGGAACGACGTGGCCTTGCCCGCCAGCGCATAGAGCCCGAACCCTTCGGTCATGCGGCCCGGATCGCCCTGGCGCACCATCATGGTCCGGCTCGCTGCCTGCAGCGCGCCGCCCGCGGCCCCGATCGTCGCGCCCACGATCATGAAGGCCATGTCGGGCGTGCTCGACCCGATGCTCTGTTGCGTGCCGAAGACGCTCTCTCGCGAGATGAACATCGCGGCCAGCACGCACAGGATGAGCGTCACGACGCAGGTGACGATGACCGGAAGCGGCCCGAACTTCTGGTCCGCGCGGCCGCCCGCCCAGGCAAAGATCGCGCCCGTGACGATCGCGATGATGCCGAACGTGCCGGTCTGGACGACGCTCCAGTCAAGGACGCCCGCCGCAAAGATCGCGCCCAGCGCGTAGGTCCCGTTCAGCCCGTCGCGATAGAACATGGACGCCGCGAGGAACGCGAGGCGCGACGGCGTCCGGGGCAGGTCGCGGATCGTGCGCCGAAGATCCGACAGCGCGGTCGTGACGTCCCGGCTCGAGGCGCCGCGCCGTGGGCGCGGATCGCGCACCCAGAGGAAGAATGGCACCATGAAGACCATGTACCAGATTGCCGTCAGCGGCCCGATGAAGCGCGTTCCCTCGCGCGCGGTGCCGTCGAGCCCGAAGAGGGGCGCGATCCCGATGAGCGTGCGGCCCGTCGCCGCATCCTCGGCGAAGAAGGCCAGCGCCAGGATCAGCGCGACGAGCCCGCCTACATAGCCGAACGCCCACCCGTCGCCCGAGATGCGTCCGATCCGCTCGCGCGGGGCGAGCTCGGGCAGCATGGAGTTTGTGAAGATCGTCGCGAATTCCATCCCGACGAGTCCGAGGCAGAACCCCGCAAGCACGGGCACCAGCGGCAGATCCTCCGGTGTCGCCCACCAGACCGACGCGGCCCCCGCGACGTAGAGGACCGAGAAGATCGCGATCCAGCGCATTCGTGTGCCTGACCGATCGGCGATCGCCCCCAGGACGGGCGCGACACAGGCGATGACGATACCCGCCGCGGCGATGGCGAAGCCCCAGACCGACTGCGCCCGCGCGCCGTCGCCGAGGATCGACTGGATGTAGGGCCCGAAGATGAAGGTGATGAGCAACGTGTTGTAGGGCTGGCTGGCCCAGTCGAAGAAGAACCATCCCCAGATGCGCTTCCGTGCGGTTTCGTCCCGTGCCTGCGTCATCGTCCCGCCTCGTGTCTTTTTTCGGCATAGAAACACGAGCGCTGCGCGCTCTGCCAGCCCTAGCGCGGCCCGTCTTCGTCCTGCATCGGTGGCCAGGGTCGTTCGCCCTCGGCCTCGCCCCAGGCGGTGATCCAGCCCGGCAGCGGCGGAGAGGCCGTGCCGCCCAGGATCTCCGTGGCTGTCGCCGTCGGGACAAGCCCGTTTCGGTCGGTCAGCGCATTGCGGAAAAGCCCGTGCGAGGTGCATGTACCGCCGACCCACATGCCCTGCTCGAGATAGAAGAACCGCGCATCCCAGCCGACCAGCCGCGAGCGCATCTCGATTTCGTCCCAGAGCCGCACCCGCTTGCGATAGCGTACCGAGCTGCCGGCGACCGTCCCGACCCATCGCCGCTCGCGCATCTTCCCGACAAGGCCCAGCCGGTAGAACAGCGCGACCCGTCCGAGATCGTAGAGCGTGAGCGTGCGGCCGTTGTTGAGCTCGCGGAAGATGTCGAGATCGTGCGGCCAGCAGCGAAGCCGGCTCACATGCGTGTCGAAGGTCCCGAGCGGAGCCGCGCGCTTCGCGGCCCGGATCTCGAGGCCCATGCGGAGGAAGGGATACATCACGGCTCTCCTTGCGCGGCCTTGCGCGGACTGGCCCCGGGGCGCGTCGCGGTCAAGGCTTGCCGCCGCGTCGCGGTGTCATTAGATCGGGGCGGAGCGCAAAATAAGGGGCCCTCATGACATCGCTTCTCCAGATCCTGCTGCTGATTCTCGACGTCGTGTGGTTCATCATGATCGCGCATATCGTGATGTCGTGGCTCATCAACTTTCAGGTGCTGAACCTCCGCCAGCCCCTCGTCGCGCAGATCTGGGACGGTCTCACGCGGCTGCTAGAGCCGCTCTACGGGCCGATCCGGCGGATCCTGCCGCCGATGGGCGGGCTCGACCTCGCGCCGCTCATCGCGCTGATCGGGGTCTACGCGATCCGGATCATCCTGATGAACAACGCCGCCGCCTTCTACTGAGGCGGCGCACCCGGACCGACTGCCGGGACATGCGTATTTGAGAAAGCAAAGAGGGGCGGGGCACGCGTGAGGCATCCAGGGCGCAGGTCGTGAGCGGACTCGACGAGATCCTGACGCGGGTCTTCGGCTTCGCCGATTTCCGCCCCGGCCAGCGCGAGATCGTCGAGGCGGTGGCCGGCGGCGAGGACGTGCTCGCCATCATGCCGACGGGCGGCGGCAAGTCGCTCTGCTACCAGCTTCCGGCGCTCGAGGGGACGGGGACGACGCTCGTCATCTCGCCGCTCATCGCGCTGATGCGCGACCAGGTGCGCGCGCTGAGGGCATCGGGCGTGGCGGCGGGCGCGCTCACCTCCGGCAATACCGACGAGGAGAGCGACGCGGTCTGGCGCGGGCTCGAGGATGGCAGCCTCAGGCTTCTCTACATGGCACCCGAGCGGCTCGCCTCGGGCGGGATGGAACGGGTTCTGCGGCAGTCGGGCATCGCCCGCATCGCCGTGGACGAGGCGCATTGCGTCAGCCAGTGGGGCCACGATTTCCGGCCGGACTATCTCAGGATCGGCGAGCTGCGCCGCGCGCTGGGCGTGCCGCTTGCGGCCTTCACGGCGACCGCCGACGAGGAAACCCGCGCCGAGATCGTCGAGCGGCTCTTCGGGCAGGACGCGACGCCGCGCCAGTTCCTGCGCGGCTTCGACCGGCCGAACATCCATCTGGCCTTCGCCGCCAAGGACGGGCCGCGCCGGCAGATCCTCGATTTCGCGGCTGCGCGGCGCGGTCAGCCCGGCATCGTCTATTGCGGCACGCGCGCCAAGACCGAAGGGCTCGCGCAGGCGCTCGGCCAGGCGGGACATGCCGCCTGCGCCTATCACGGCGGGATGGAATCCGACGCCAGGCGCGCCGTGGAGGAACGTTTCGCGCGCGAGGACGGCCTCGTCGTCTGCGCGACCGTGGCCTTCGGGATGGGCGTCGACAAGCCCGACATCCGCTGGGTCGCACATGCCGACCTGCCGAAGTCGATCGAGGGCTATTACCAGGAGATCGGCCGCGCGGGCCGCGACGGCGCGCCCGCCGATACGCTCACGCTCTACGGTCCCGACGACATCCGTCTGCGCCGCACCCAGATCGACGAGGGTCTCGCCCCGCCCGAGCGCAAGAGCGCCGATCACGGACGGCTCAACGCGCTTCTGGGGCTGGCCGAGGCGCTCGGATGCCGGCGGGTGCAGCTGCTGGGCTATTTCGGCGAGGCGGCCGAGCCCTGCGGAAATTGCGATCTCTGCGATCGTCCGCCCGAGACCTTCGATGCGACCGAGGCCGTGCGCATGGCGCTCTCGGCGATCCTCAGGACCGACGAGCGGTTCGGCACGGGCCATCTCATCGACATCCTGACGGGCAATCCGACCGACAAGGTGCGCGAGCGCGGGCATGACGACCTGCCGACCTTCGGCGTCGGTCGTGCGCACGACAAGCGGCACTGGCAGGCCGTGTTCCGCCAGATGATGGGCCGCGACCTGGTCCGGCCCGATGCCGAACGGCACGGCGCGCTCAGGATGACGCATGCCGCGCGGCCGATCCTGCGCGGCGAGGCGGGGATCGAGTTGCGCCGCGACGCGATCGCGCGCCGCGAGGGGCCGGTGCCGCGCGCGCTGGTCGCCGAGGAGGACGCGCCGCTTCTGTCCGCGCTGAAGGCGCAGCGGCGCGCGCTGGCCGAGGCGCAGGGCGTTCCCGCCTATGTGATCTTTGCCGACCGCACGCTGATCGAGATGGCCGAGCGCCGCCCCCGGAGCCTCGACGAGATGGCGCGGATCTCGGGCGTGGGCGCGGTGAAGCTCGACCGGTTCGGCGCGACCTTCCTCAAGGTTGTGACGGGCGAGGCCGAGGAGATGCATCCCGCGCGCCGCAAGCTCGCGGGCCGACCGCAGGGCGCGCTCTACGACCGGCTGATGGAGGCGCAGCAGCGCCTCGCGCGCGGCGTGGACGGCACCGACAAGCCGCTCAGCTGCGCGTCGAACACGCTGAGCTGGATCGCCGAGCGCAGGCCCGACTCGATCGAGGCGCTGGCACGCGCGCCAGGCCTCAGCGCGCCCAAGCTCGACCGGTTCGGCCGTGCCTTCCTCGACGCCGTCGACGAGGGTTGAGGGTCCGGCGCGCGCAGGTATGATCCCCCGCTCATCAACTCATAGGAACCGCCCATGCTGATCGTCCTGTCGCCCGCGAAGAAGCTCGACTGGGACGTGCCGCACGACGAGGTGCGGCAGCCCGCCTTCCAGGAGGAGGCCAACATCCTCGCCGGACATGCGCGGGAATTGTCGGTTGACGATCTGAAGGCGCTGATGGGGCTCAGCGACGATCTGGCGCGGCTGAACCGCGACCGGTTCCACGCGATGGACGAGGCGTCCGATGCCGACAACAGCCGCCCCGCCGCGCTGGTCTTCGCGGGCGACACCTATCAGGGGCTCGAGGCGCGCACGATGGAGCCGCACGCCATAGCTTTCGCCGAGGATCGGCTGCGGATCCTGTCGGGCCTCTACGGGTTGCTCGGGCCGCTCGATTCGATCCAGGCCTACAGGCTCGAGATGGGCTCCAGGCTCAGATCCGGGCGCGGCGGGAACCTCTATGCCTTCTGGGGCGACCGGATCGCCCGGGCACTCGACGCTCAGGCGGCGGCGATCGGGACCGATACGCTCGTCAATTGCGCGAGCCAGGAATATTTCGGCGCGGTCGATCGCAAGGCGCTGGGCCTGCGCGTGATCACGCCGCGCTTCCTCGAGGACGGACCCAAGGGGCCGCGCGTGGTCAGCTTCCATGCCAAGCGCGCGCGCGGTGCCATGGCGCGCTTCGTCTGCGAGAACCGCCTGACCGATCCCGACGCGATCACGGGCTTCGACGCTGGCGGCTACGTCCATATGCCCGAGCTGTCCGACGGGCCCGACCAGCCGGCCTTCCTCCGCCGCGCGGCCTGACCGCCCCGCACGCGGAAATGTCAGCGACGGAGGCGGGGATTGCGGTTCGCGCGCCGGGACGGCTCTGTTAGGCTCGGGAACACAACCGCTGCGGGCGCGGGCATGCCGCGCGCGACGAGCAGGGACGAAGGAGGTGCTCCATGTCGATCTTTTTTCGCGGCGTTCTCCTGGCCGTGGCGCTTCCGGGCGTGGCCCTGGCGCAATCCGCGTCCGAGGCCCCGGCCCCGAGGGTTTCCGCCACGCCGCCCACCGTAACGCCGAGCCTCCGACCAGCGGCGCGGCCCGATCCCGCACCGGCCGAGATCCCCGCCACGCCCAGCACGGCCGAGGCGCGTGCCTTCGCGGAGTGGGTCTCGCGGTTCCGGGGCCGCGCACTCACTCAGGGCGTGTCCTCGCAGGTCTTCGATGCCGCGTTCGAGGATGCGGCTTATCTGCCCGAGGTGATCGCGCGCGACCGCAATCAATCGGAATTCACCTCGACGATCTGGCAATATCTCGACCGCGCGGCTTCCGATGCCCGGGTCGAGAACGGGCGCGCGGCGCTGCGCGAACACGGCCGCATCCTCGACGCGATCGAGGCACGCTACGGCGTCGAGAAGGAGGTCGTGACGGCGGTCTGGGGGCTCGAATCGGCCTATGGCACGCGGCGGGGCGACATCGACATCGTCTCCGCGCTCGCCACGCTCGCACATGACGGGCGGCGCGGTGCCTTCTTCGAGGCGCAGCTCGTCGGCGCGCTCAAGATCGTGCAATCGGGCGACGTGGCACCGCGGCAGATGACCGGAAGCTGGGCGGGCGCGATGGGACACACGCAGTTCATCCCGACCTCCTACATCGCCTATGCGGTCGATTTTACCGGCGACGGCCGGCGCGACATCTGGAGCGACGATCCGACGGACGCGCTCGCCTCCACCGCCGCATATCTCGCGAATTTCGGCTGGGTGACCGGCCAGCCATGGGGTGTCGAGATCCGTCTGCCCGAGGGCTTCGACTATTCCCAGGCCAGCCGCCAGATCAAGCGGATGCCCTCCGACTGGGCCGCGGCAGGCGTGACCGGGATCGACGGCGCGGCCGTCGAGGATTTCGGCGAGGCGTCGATCCTGCTGCCGGCCGGGGCGTCCGGTGCCGCGTTCATGATCTTCCGCAACTTCGAAGTGATCGAGCGGTACAACGCCGCGGAGGCCTATGTCATCGGAGTGGGCCACCTGGCCGACCGCCTCGCGGGCGGGGACCCCATCGATGCCGACTGGCCGCGCGACGACCGGGCGCTGGCCTTCGCCGAACGGGTTGAGCTTCAGCGCCGACTGACCGAGGCGGGCTACAATACCAGGGGGGCCGACGGGATGATCGGGCCGCTCACCATCGGGGCGATCCGCAACTACCAGCGGGCCTCGGGCGCGATCCCCGACGGCTATGCCTCGCTGAGGCTTCTCGATACGCTGCGCTCGGACGGAAGCTGACGCTCAGCCGATCCGCCCGCGCGGGCCCGGCCCCACCTGCGCGCGGTGCAGCAGCAGATGGTCGAGCATCACCGCCGCCGCCATCGCCTCGGCCACGGGAACGGCGCGGATCCCGACGCAAGGGTCGTGGCGGCCCTTGGTGACGATCTCAGTGGGCTCGCCCGACTTGGTGATCGTGCGCCGCGTCTGCAGGATCGACGAGGTCGGCTTGACCGCAAAGCGCAGCACGATGTCCTGCCCGGTCGAGATCCCGCCCAGGATGCCGCCCGCATGGTTCGATCCGTATTCCGGGCCGTCCGGTCCCATGAAGATCTCGTCGGCATTGTCGCCGCCCGTGAGGCCGGCTGCCGCCAGCCCCTCGCCGATCTCGACGCCCTTGACGGCGTTGATGCTCATCATCGCGGCGGCAAGCTCGGTGTCGAGCTTGGCATAGATCGGCGCGCCCAGCCCTGCCGGTGCGCCGCTGATCGAAAGCTCGATCATCGCGCCGACGGACTGGCCGTCCTTGCGGATCTCGTCGAGATACTCACCCCATTCGACGGCGGCTTCCGCGTCGGGCACCCAGAACGGGTTGCGCCCGATCTCGTCCGCGTCGAACCGGGCGCGGTCGATATGCCGCGCGCCCATCTGCACCATGTAGCCGGTGATGGCGAGCCCGGGCGCGAGTTCCGCCAGCACCGCGCGCGCGACGCCGCCCGCGGCGACCCGCGCCGCCGTCTCGCGCGCCGACGACCTGCCGCCGCCGCGCGGATCGCGGATGCCGTATTTCTGCCAATAGGCGATATCGGCATGTCCGGGGCGGAATTTTTCGGCGATCTCGCCGTAATCCTTGGACCGCTGATCGGTATTCTCGATCATCAGCTGGATGGGCGTGCCGGTCGTGCGCCCCTCGTAGGTGCCCGACAGGATCCTGACCGCATCCGCCTCGCGCCGCTGCGTGGTATAGCGCGACGTGCCGGGCTTGCGGCGGTCCATCCAGACCTGGATCGCCTCCTCCGAGATCTCGATGCCCGGAGGGCAGCCGTCGACCGTCGCGCCGAGAGCCGGGCCGTGGCTTTCACCCCAGGTCGTGACGCGGAAGAGATGTCCGTAGGTATTGAGGCTCATGGCCCGGGTGTTAGCGGCCCGCCCGCCGCCGCTCAAGCGGTTTCGCCTTGCGGCACGGGGCGAAGCGGCCTAGCGTCCGGGCTACCTCGGGGTGCCCGCATGGGCTGAGATGCGCGAAATCGCGAACCCGTTGAACCTGAACCGGTTAGAACCGGCGGAGGGAAGGTCGGTCTTCGTTGCGCCACTTCTCCGTCCGGGATGGAAAGGATACGCGATGAAACCGCTCTTCGTCCTCGGCATCGGACTTCTCGGATGTCCCGCGCTCGCGCAGGATCGCCCCGTCCTCGACGTCTATACCTACGACAGCTTCGTCAGCGACTGGGGCCCAGGCCCCGCCATCGCGGAGGCGTTCGAGGCGGAATGTGGCTGCGAGCTGAACTTCACCGCACCGGGTGACGGGGCCGCGCTTCTCGCGCGTCTGCGGCTCGAAGGTGCGCGCAGCGATGCCGACGTGGTCGTGGGGCTCGATACCAACCTGATGGCGGCGGCCGGGGAAACCGGGCTCTTCGCGCCCCACGGGATTGACGACATCGCATGGGATCTGCCGGTCGAATGGAACGATCCCACCTTCCTGCCCTACGATTGGGGCTATTTCGCCTTCGTCCACGAGGCCGATTTCGACCCCCCGACAAGCTTCCGCGACCTCGCCGAGGGCGATGCCTCGATCCTGATCCAGGACCCGCGCTCCTCCACGCCGGGGCTGGGCCTCCTCCTCTGGGTCAGTGCCGCCTATGGCGACGAGGCCCCCGCCATATGGGAAGGGCTTGCCGACAACATCGTCACGGTGACGCCCGGCTGGTCCGAGGCCTACGGCCTCTTCCTCGAGGGCGAGGCCGACATGGTCCTGAGCTACACGACCTCGCCCGCCTATCACGCCATCGCCGAGGACGACGACAGCAAGCGCGCGGCCCTCTTCGACGAAGGCCACTACCTCCAGATCGAGGTCGCGGGAATGCTCGCGGGCAGCGATCAGCCCGATCTTGCGCGCGACTTCCTGCGCTTCCTCGCCGGCGACGCCGCGCAATCGGTGCTGCCCACGACCAACTGGATGTATCCCGCCCGCATCCCCGAGGAGGGCCTCCCGGAGGCCTTCGGCGATCTCGTCTCGCCGGGCACGGCGCTGCAATTCCCGCCCGGGGAGGTGCCCGCGATCCGCGACACCGCGCTCGAGGCCTGGCTCGCCGCGCTGAGCCGGTGATCCGTCCCGCGACGGTCGCGGGGGCCCTCGCGGGCGGCCTCGTCCTCACGCTGATCCTCGGCAGCATCGCGGCCGTGGCCTGGACGGCCGAACCCGGCGCCGGCCTCGGCCCGTCGGACTGGGCCGCGCTGCGCTTCACGCTCTGGCAGGCGGCGCTCTCGGCGCTCTTCAGTGTGGCACTGGCCGTGCCGGTCGCCCGCGCGCTTGCACGGCGGCGCTTTCCGGGGCGATCGCTCGTCGTCACGGCGCTGGGCGCGCCGTTCATCCTGCCGGTCATCGTGGCGATCCTGGGCCTCGTGATGATCTTCGGTCGCGGCGGCGCGCTCAACTGGGCGCTCGGGGCGCTGGGCCTGCCGCCCGTCGGGATCTACGGGGCCTGGGGCGTCGTGCTGGCCCATGTCTTCTTCAACCTGCCGCTCGCCACGCGGTTGATCCTGCAGGGTTGGCTCGACATCCCCGCCGAACGGTTCCGCCTTGCCGCATCGCTGGGGATGGCCCCGCGCGCGCTCTTCCTCCGGATCGAGGTGCCCATGCTTGTCAGGGTCGTGCCGGGGGCGGCGCTTGTCGTGTTCCTCATCTGCATCACCTCCTTCGCGGTTGCGCTGACGCTCGGGGGCGGGCCGCGTGCCACGACGGTCGAGCTTGCGATCTACCAGGCGTTCCGCTTCGATTTCGACCTCGGCCGGGCCGCGCTTCTGGCGCTCCTGCAACTCGGGATCACGGTGCTGGCCGCGCTCCTCGCGCTCGCCGTCGCGACGCCCGACGCGATGGGGGCGGGGCTCGACCGGCCGCCGCGGCGCTGGGGCAATCCGCCGGTGACCTTCGACGCGGTCGTGCTGGCCGTCGCGCTTCTTTTCCTGCTGGCCCCGATCGCGGTCCTGACCGCGCGGGGATTGCCGCAGCTGGCGGGCCTTCCGTCCGAGATCTGGTCGGCCGCGTCTCGTTCCTGTGCGGTGGCCATGGGATCTGCCGCGCTGACCATCGCGCTCGCGCTGCCCATCGCGATCGCGGTCGAGCGGATCCGCGGCGGGGCGGCCCGCGCGCTCGAGATCGCGGGAATGATGGGCATCGCGGCATCGCCCCTCGTCATCGGAACGGGGCTCTTCGTCGTGACCTTTCCGATCATCGCACCCGATCGGCTGACCCTGCCGGTCACGGGCCTCGTCAACGCGGTGATGGCGCTGCCCTTCGCGCTCCGCGTTCTCGTTCCCGCCGTCGCGCGGACCGAAGCGCAGTTCGGCCGCCTCGCCACGTCGCTGGGGATCGAGGGGGCCGCTCGGTTCCGCCTCGTGATCCTGCCGCGGATCGGGCGGCCGCTGGGTTTCGGCGCGGGTCTGGCCGCGGCGCTGTCGATGGGCGATCTCGGGGTTGTCGCGCTCTTCGCGGATGCCGACGACGCCACGCTGCCGCTGCAGCTCTACCGGCTCATGGGGGCCTACCGGATGGACGACGCGGCGGGGGCGGCGCTTCTGTTGCTCGCGCTCAGCCTTGCGGCCTTCTGGATCTTCGACAGGGGAGGGCGCGTCGATGCTCAGGCTTGAAGACCTGCTTCTCGCGCGCGGGGATTTCCTGCTGGGCGCGAGCGTCTCGATCCCTCGGGGCGCGCGCGTCGCGATCCTCGGGCCTTCGGGCGCGGGAAAATCCACGCTGCTCGACGCAATCGGCGGGTTCCTCGCGCCCGATCACGGCCGTATCCTCTGGGAGGGTCGCGACATCACCGCCGTGCCGCCCGCGGACCGGCCGGTCGCGATGATCTTTCAGGACAACAACCTCTTCCCGCATCTCACAGTCGCGCGGAACGTGGGTCTCGGGCTCAGGCCGAACGGCCGTCTCGATGCCGCCGACCGCGCCCGCGTGCTGGGCGCGCTCGCCGATGTCGGCCTCGATGGCATGGCGGAGCGTCGTCCCGCCGACCTCTCCGGCGGCCAGCAAAGCCGCGTGGCGCTGGCGCGCGTGGGCCTGCAGGATCGTCCGATCCTCCTCCTCGACGAGGCGTTCGCGGCGCTCGGCCCCGCGATGAAGCGCGAGATGATCGCGCTGGTGACCCGGTTCTGCGATGCGCGCGACCTAACGCTGCTGATGGTCACGCACGACCCCGAGGATGCGCGACGCCTCGATGGCGACATCATGGTCGTGGCGGATGGCGGCGTGAGCGCGCCCGCGCCCGCGCGCGCCACACTTGCCGATCCGCCAGCATCCCTCGCCGCCTATCTCGCGGGCTAGGGGCGGAAACGAAAAAAGCCGCCCCGGGGGGCGGCTTTCTTGGATTTCATGCCGGGGCGGTCAGTGGCCCTTGTGCTTGATCTTGCGCTTGTGCGGCGCCCAGATCCGCTTGTTCGTGAGATAGAGCAGCACCGCCAGCACGCCCAGCATCAGCACGCCGGTAAAGCCCGCCTGCTTGCGCGCTCCGAGCTTGGGCTCCGCCGTCCACATCAGGAACGCCGCGACGTCCTGCGCGGTGGATTCCAGATCGGTGGGGCTGCCATCCGCGAAGGGCACGTCGTCGCCATAGAGCGGCGGTGCCATCGCGATCCATCCGCCCGGAAACGCCTCGTTCTCGTAGAGGACGGCACCGGCTTCCTCGCGCTGCTCGCCGGTATATCCCGTGAGGAGCGAGGCGATGTATTCCGGTCCGCCCATCCCGTTGACGAGCTGGCTGATCCCGGTGCCGTAGGGCCCGTGAAAGCCCGCCCGCGCCTTCGCCATCAGGCTCAGGTCGGGCGCGTTCGACAGCGACGATTGCGGGAAATGGTCGGTCGGGATCGCGGGACGATAATCGCCCTGACCGTCCAGCAATGCCTCGTCGTAGACCTCGTAGAACTCGGCATAGGCGCGGACCTGCGGCTCGGGCAGCGCGGGGCCGCCCTCCTCACCGAGCGCACGGAACGCCACGTAGCGCAGACCGTGGCAGGCCGAGCAGACCTCGGTATAGACCTGCAACCCGCGCTGGAGCTGCATCTGGTCGTAGCTGCCGAAGGGCCCCTCGAACGAGAAGTCGAAATCGGTGACGTGCCCTTCCTCGGCGGCGAGGGCGGGACCGCCCGCCAGGCCGAGAGCCAGCATCGCGCCGAGGGTGAGTTTCCTAAGCATCATGGTCCTTTCTCACTCGGCCGGGTTCACGACGGTCGTGGTCCCGCCCGTGTTCGGTGCGTAATGGCGCGCGTAGTCTTCCTCGATCGTGCCGGGCCGGGCCAGCGGCTTCTCGAAGACGCCGAGAAGCGGCAGGACGATCAGGAAGTAACCGAACCAGTAGGCCGCCGCGATCAGCGAGATCGAGGCATAGGGCTCCTCCGCCGGCATCGCGCCGACCCACATCAGGACGAAGAAGTCGACGACGAGGCCCGCGAAGAACCACTTGAACATCGGCCGGTACCGGCCCGAGCGCACCGACGACGTGTCGAGCCAGGGGGCCAGCGCCATGACGAGGATCGCGCCGAACATGGCCAGCACGCCGAAGAACTTGGCATCCACGATGCCGCCGGTCACGAAGCTCGCGATCTGCACGACCCACACCTCGGAGGTGAAGGCCCGCAGGATCGCGTAGAACGGCAGGAAGTACCATTCGGGCACGATATGCGCCGGCGTCGCGAGGGAGTTCGCCTCGATGTAGTTGTCGGGGTGGCCGAGGTAGTTCGGCATGAAGCCCACGATCGCGAAGAACACGACCAGGATCACGGCGAGCGCGAAGAGGTCCTTGATCACGAAATAGGGCCAGAAGGGCAGGGTGTCCTTGCGGGCCTCCTCCTTCGAGGTGCGCCGCACCTCGACCCCGGTGGGGTTGTTGTTGCCCGTCGTGTGGAAGGCCCAGATATGCACGACCGTCAGCCCGACGAGGATCATCGGCATCAGGTAGTGCAGCGAGAAGAAC of Palleronia sp. LCG004 contains these proteins:
- a CDS encoding cytochrome b is translated as MAGIPHDHYTPNTGGERWLHKRLPVVGLLYDTLMIPTPKNLNWMWIWGIILTFTLVLQIATGVVLVMHYIPSTEQAFASVEHIMRDVNGGFMLRYMHANGASLFFVAVYAHIFRSLYYGNYKEPREVTWIIGILMYLLMMGTAFMGYVLPWGQMSFWGATVITGLFGAIPFVGESLQTWLLGGPAVGGYTLTRFFSLHYLMPMILVGLTVVHIWAFHTTGNNNPTGVEVRRTSKEEARKDTLPFWPYFVIKDLFALAVILVVFFAIVGFMPNYLGHPDNYIEANSLATPAHIVPEWYFLPFYAILRAFTSEVWVVQIASFVTGGIVDAKFFGVLAMFGAILVMALAPWLDTSSVRSGRYRPMFKWFFAGLVVDFFVLMWVGAMPAEEPYASISLIAAAYWFGYFLIVLPLLGVFEKPLARPGTIEEDYARHYAPNTGGTTTVVNPAE